From the genome of Candidatus Promineifilum breve, one region includes:
- a CDS encoding Uma2 family endonuclease: MIAAVNPTTTELEAELASLLPDWIALEPGRWQRVQYALRRLESTGPVFPTFESFVEWVDEDTSAEWIEGEVCFMSPASTRHQLIVGLLAPLMRAFVESGQLGTVLTAPYKMKIPGYGAEPDILFVATANESQIRRTYLDGPADLVVEIISPESVERDRIRKYNDYEAAGVGEYWLIDPERETAEGYTLTNGRYQRIEPAGDALASAILPGFVLPLAWLRLGQQPTLIEALRSMGIL, translated from the coding sequence ATGATCGCCGCCGTAAACCCCACCACAACCGAACTGGAAGCGGAACTGGCCAGCCTGCTGCCCGACTGGATCGCCTTGGAGCCAGGGCGCTGGCAGCGGGTGCAGTATGCGCTGCGCCGTTTGGAGAGCACCGGGCCGGTCTTCCCGACGTTTGAATCGTTTGTGGAGTGGGTTGATGAGGACACGTCGGCCGAATGGATCGAGGGGGAAGTTTGCTTCATGAGTCCGGCATCAACCAGGCATCAGTTAATTGTCGGTCTTTTGGCGCCTCTCATGCGGGCGTTTGTCGAGTCGGGCCAATTGGGAACCGTATTGACCGCGCCCTACAAGATGAAGATCCCCGGCTATGGGGCCGAACCGGACATTCTGTTTGTTGCCACGGCCAATGAGAGTCAGATTCGCCGGACGTACCTCGACGGCCCGGCCGACCTGGTGGTTGAAATCATCTCCCCCGAGAGCGTCGAGCGTGACCGGATCAGGAAGTACAACGATTACGAAGCGGCCGGCGTGGGCGAGTATTGGCTGATCGACCCGGAGCGCGAGACGGCCGAAGGCTATACGCTGACGAATGGCCGCTACCAACGCATCGAACCGGCCGGGGACGCGCTGGCCTCGGCCATTTTGCCCGGCTTTGTGTTGCCGTTGGCCTGGCTGCGCCTGGGCCAACAACCCACACTCATCGAAGCGTTGCGCTCGATGGGTATCCTCTAA
- a CDS encoding inositol-3-phosphate synthase: protein MAKNRKKVRVAIIGVGNCANALIQGVHYYKNAADDQEIPGLMHASLGGYHVRDIEFSAAFDVVTTKVGRDLSEAMWAYPNDTIKFADVPYLNVPVHRGMTHDGIGKYLSMKVEKAPGPTDDIIKILKETETDVVVNFMPVGSEMATKWYVEQIIEAGCGFVNGIPVFIASSPYWSKRFSDAKLPIIGDDVKSQLGATITHRVLTNVFKDRGIHIDRTYQLNFGGNMDFYNMLERERLESKKISKTNAVTSQLPYDMGEDNVHVGPSDYVPWLTDRKWCHIRMEGRAFGDVPLQLELKLEVWDSPNSAGVIIDAVRCAKLALDRGLGGPMTAPSSYFMKSPPVQYTDDEAHRLVEEFIAGNATPIAPAPEADGEFAAAD, encoded by the coding sequence ATGGCTAAAAATCGTAAGAAGGTGCGCGTTGCCATCATCGGCGTCGGCAACTGCGCCAACGCGCTCATCCAGGGCGTCCACTATTACAAGAACGCCGCCGACGACCAGGAGATCCCCGGCCTCATGCACGCCAGCCTGGGCGGCTACCACGTGCGCGACATCGAGTTTTCGGCCGCTTTCGACGTGGTGACGACCAAGGTCGGCCGCGACTTGAGCGAGGCGATGTGGGCCTATCCCAACGACACCATCAAGTTCGCCGACGTGCCCTATCTCAACGTGCCCGTCCATCGCGGCATGACCCATGACGGCATCGGCAAATACCTGTCGATGAAGGTGGAAAAGGCCCCCGGCCCGACCGACGACATCATCAAGATCCTGAAGGAGACCGAAACCGACGTGGTGGTCAACTTCATGCCCGTTGGTTCGGAGATGGCGACCAAGTGGTACGTGGAGCAGATCATTGAGGCCGGCTGCGGCTTCGTCAATGGTATCCCCGTCTTCATCGCCAGCTCGCCCTACTGGAGCAAGCGCTTCAGCGACGCCAAGCTGCCCATCATCGGCGACGACGTCAAGAGCCAACTGGGGGCGACCATCACCCACCGCGTGCTGACCAACGTCTTCAAGGATCGCGGCATCCACATCGACCGCACCTACCAGCTCAACTTCGGCGGCAACATGGACTTCTACAACATGCTGGAGCGCGAGCGGCTGGAGTCGAAGAAGATCTCCAAGACCAACGCCGTCACCAGCCAGTTGCCCTATGACATGGGCGAGGACAACGTCCACGTGGGGCCGAGCGACTACGTGCCGTGGCTGACCGACCGCAAGTGGTGCCACATCCGCATGGAAGGGCGGGCCTTCGGTGACGTGCCGTTGCAACTGGAACTGAAGCTGGAAGTGTGGGATTCGCCCAACTCGGCCGGGGTCATCATCGACGCCGTGCGCTGCGCCAAGCTGGCCCTCGACCGCGGGCTGGGCGGCCCCATGACCGCGCCGTCGTCCTACTTCATGAAGTCGCCGCCGGTGCAATACACCGACGACGAAGCCCACCGCCTGGTGGAAGAGTTCATCGCCGGCAACGCGACGCCCATCGCCCCGGCCCCCGAAGCGGATGGCGAATTCGCTGCCGCGGATTAA
- a CDS encoding metallopeptidase family protein: MLTEEQFEALIGEALDDLPPFFQEQMDNLVILLETWPSRHTLRRMGLPPGQTLLGLYSGIPLTERSHAYNLVPPDTITLYQGPIENAARDGDEGDHLARVRAEIRHTVVHEIAHHFGIDDDRLVELGAY, translated from the coding sequence ATGCTGACTGAAGAGCAATTTGAAGCGCTCATCGGCGAGGCCCTCGACGACCTGCCGCCGTTCTTCCAGGAGCAGATGGACAACCTGGTCATCCTGCTGGAGACGTGGCCGTCGCGCCACACGCTGCGGCGCATGGGGCTGCCGCCGGGCCAGACGCTGCTGGGTCTCTACTCCGGCATCCCCCTGACCGAGCGCAGCCACGCCTATAACCTCGTGCCGCCCGATACCATCACCCTCTACCAGGGGCCGATTGAGAACGCCGCCCGCGATGGGGACGAAGGCGACCATCTGGCGCGGGTGCGCGCCGAAATCCGCCATACCGTTGTCCACGAGATCGCCCACCACTTCGGCATCGACGATGACCGCCTGGTGGAATTGGGCGCATATTAA
- a CDS encoding pentapeptide repeat-containing protein, which translates to MSVGQAILFFVIGGAVALLAAAIVAAMVSSGVRRATQRQFDNQLKAQKDLNDEQVRSLKWALQEQQQVQQESLEHFIQERAAEPPPPAVMTQVMAAPPVNDNGLGADSVALRDRLMSDKNAHGANLRKANLRGLDLSGADMGDANLKQANLQEANLSEADLRGAHLAGADLKRATLVRAVLTGADLSGADLSHAVLHGADLTAADLNQADLKGALIDDETQLDAKWRLAWEIVNHGAAGRDLSRADLRDVDLWGVDLRAARLWETDLSAARLTRADLRRAKLWKTHIDEHTQLDDKWRLTWEIVNQGAAGRDLREIDLTESDLSRADLSRAGLTKANLAKVDLSNADLSGANLSGANLTRSTLIGADAREANLSGASLNGADLTRADFSRAKMSWTDLRNTVVTELTQIDPKWRLVWEIVNQGAMQRDLSRADLAGANLRDANLNGADLRGAKLWLADLAGADMRRANLRSTDLRESNLVGTNLSETNLQDTNLTGARYDANTRWPAGFDAVLAGALIRGNHPRAEPQRELVD; encoded by the coding sequence ATGAGCGTAGGCCAGGCAATTCTCTTTTTCGTGATCGGTGGCGCTGTCGCCTTGCTCGCGGCCGCCATCGTCGCGGCGATGGTGTCATCAGGCGTCCGCCGCGCCACGCAGCGCCAGTTTGATAACCAGTTGAAAGCCCAGAAGGACCTCAACGACGAACAGGTGCGCAGCCTGAAATGGGCGCTGCAGGAACAACAGCAGGTACAGCAGGAATCGCTGGAGCATTTCATCCAGGAGCGCGCCGCGGAACCGCCGCCGCCGGCGGTCATGACCCAGGTCATGGCCGCGCCGCCGGTCAATGACAACGGCCTGGGCGCGGATTCGGTGGCCCTGCGCGACCGGCTGATGAGCGACAAGAACGCCCACGGCGCGAATCTGCGCAAGGCCAATCTGCGCGGCCTCGACCTGTCCGGGGCCGACATGGGCGACGCCAATCTGAAGCAGGCCAATCTACAGGAAGCCAATCTGAGCGAGGCCGACCTGCGTGGGGCGCACCTGGCCGGGGCCGATCTGAAGCGGGCCACGCTGGTGCGCGCCGTGCTGACCGGGGCCGACCTGAGCGGGGCCGACCTGAGCCATGCCGTGCTGCATGGGGCCGACCTGACCGCCGCCGATTTGAACCAGGCCGACCTGAAGGGCGCGCTCATCGATGACGAGACCCAGCTCGATGCCAAATGGCGGCTGGCCTGGGAGATCGTCAACCACGGCGCGGCCGGGCGCGACCTGAGCCGGGCCGACCTGCGCGACGTGGACCTGTGGGGCGTCGATCTGCGCGCCGCCCGCCTGTGGGAGACCGATCTCTCGGCCGCCCGCCTGACCCGCGCCGATTTGCGCCGGGCTAAGCTATGGAAGACCCACATCGACGAGCATACCCAACTCGATGACAAATGGCGTCTGACCTGGGAGATCGTCAACCAGGGCGCGGCCGGGCGCGATCTGCGCGAGATCGATCTGACCGAGTCTGACCTGAGCCGGGCCGACCTGAGCCGCGCCGGGCTGACCAAGGCCAATCTGGCCAAGGTCGATTTGAGCAACGCCGATTTGAGCGGGGCCAATCTGAGCGGGGCCAACCTCACCCGCTCCACGCTCATCGGGGCCGACGCCCGCGAGGCCAATCTGAGCGGGGCCAGCCTCAACGGGGCCGACCTGACCCGCGCCGATTTCAGCCGGGCCAAGATGAGCTGGACCGACCTGCGCAATACGGTCGTCACCGAACTGACCCAGATCGACCCCAAGTGGCGGCTGGTGTGGGAGATCGTCAATCAGGGGGCCATGCAGCGCGATCTGAGCCGGGCCGATCTGGCCGGGGCCAATCTGCGCGATGCCAATCTGAACGGGGCCGATTTGCGCGGGGCCAAGCTGTGGCTGGCCGACCTGGCCGGGGCCGACATGCGCCGCGCCAATCTGCGCAGCACCGATTTGCGCGAATCGAATCTGGTGGGCACGAATCTGAGCGAGACCAATCTGCAAGACACCAACCTGACCGGGGCGCGCTACGATGCCAACACGCGCTGGCCGGCCGGCTTCGATGCCGTCCTGGCCGGGGCGCTCATCCGCGGCAACCACCCGCGCGCCGAACCGCAACGCGAACTGGTCGATTAA
- a CDS encoding SOS response-associated peptidase has product MCGRFALAATGEEVAAHYQLPEVPFVVPRYNVAPTQPVAAVRLNARGEREFTFFQWGLIPSWAKEPSIGSKMINARAETAAEKPAFRAAFKRRRCLLPMTGFYEWQATDGRKQPMYIHGAGGGLLSLAGLWEVWQSADGGLLETCTILTTTPNALMESIHNRMPVIVEPLDYGAWLAADTPADELHHLLRPYAAEQLAAYPVSTAVNRPQNDAVECIAPLTEE; this is encoded by the coding sequence ATGTGCGGCCGATTTGCTCTGGCAGCCACCGGGGAAGAGGTGGCCGCCCACTATCAGTTGCCCGAAGTGCCGTTCGTTGTGCCCCGCTACAACGTGGCTCCCACGCAGCCGGTGGCCGCCGTGCGGCTGAACGCCCGCGGCGAGCGCGAATTCACCTTTTTCCAGTGGGGTCTCATCCCGTCGTGGGCCAAGGAGCCGTCGATCGGCTCGAAGATGATCAACGCCCGGGCCGAGACGGCGGCCGAAAAGCCCGCCTTCCGCGCCGCCTTCAAGCGCCGCCGCTGCCTGTTGCCCATGACCGGCTTCTATGAGTGGCAGGCCACCGACGGCCGCAAGCAGCCGATGTACATCCACGGCGCGGGCGGGGGGTTGTTGTCGCTGGCCGGGTTGTGGGAAGTGTGGCAGTCGGCCGACGGCGGCCTGCTGGAGACCTGCACCATCCTGACCACCACGCCCAACGCCCTCATGGAGTCGATCCACAACCGGATGCCGGTCATCGTGGAACCGTTGGACTATGGCGCGTGGCTGGCCGCCGACACGCCGGCCGACGAACTGCACCACCTGCTGCGCCCCTACGCCGCCGAACAGTTGGCGGCCTACCCGGTCAGCACGGCCGTCAATCGGCCGCAGAATGACGCGGTTGAGTGTATTGCGCCGCTGACTGAAGAGTAG
- a CDS encoding LysM peptidoglycan-binding domain-containing protein, whose amino-acid sequence MKLKIRFLIVPTLALMLLLFAAIVRADTVHVIQPGDSLYRISLQYGVTIDAIVQANNIVNPNLIVAGHELIIPGVDGPATGQPLPAATATPSPTTPTTLPAHAIVVEDGVLHTVQKGDSLFRLSLAYNVAIADIVAANNITNAGLIFAGQELLIPGVSGLASSLPAATTPPTSATTAPQATAAPPTLPTADPNVTNLFKNGNFEGDWYFYLYNELQVPTGWQLATDEGPNTLNPGSGGNFNRPEVRVVGKNQLPETEWAWFIPEGYKSVKVFKGGAPTSFSLFQDVYLQPGSYRMTLNFFPDIVAQYYPGGTRDFNTDPLSGEVRVIHNDGGTEWTTVTAGQPNSRVYEFNVAQAGGVRLGASFRNRFETANNGWFLDNWKLERIR is encoded by the coding sequence ATGAAACTGAAAATTCGCTTTCTCATCGTTCCCACCCTGGCCTTGATGCTGCTGCTGTTCGCCGCCATCGTTCGCGCCGACACAGTCCACGTCATCCAGCCGGGCGATTCGCTCTATCGCATCTCGCTGCAATATGGCGTCACCATCGACGCGATCGTGCAGGCCAACAACATCGTCAACCCCAATCTGATCGTCGCCGGGCACGAACTGATCATCCCCGGCGTCGATGGCCCGGCCACCGGCCAGCCCCTGCCGGCGGCCACGGCCACCCCCAGCCCGACCACGCCCACCACGCTGCCGGCCCACGCGATCGTGGTCGAAGACGGCGTGCTCCACACGGTGCAGAAGGGCGACTCACTCTTCCGCCTGTCGCTGGCCTATAACGTGGCGATTGCCGACATCGTGGCCGCCAACAACATCACCAACGCCGGGCTGATCTTCGCCGGGCAGGAGCTGCTCATCCCCGGCGTCAGCGGTCTGGCCTCCAGCCTGCCCGCCGCGACCACGCCGCCCACCAGCGCCACGACCGCCCCGCAGGCCACGGCCGCTCCGCCCACCCTGCCCACCGCCGACCCGAACGTGACCAACCTGTTCAAGAACGGCAACTTCGAGGGCGACTGGTACTTCTACCTCTATAATGAGCTACAGGTTCCCACCGGCTGGCAACTGGCGACCGACGAGGGGCCGAACACGCTGAACCCCGGTTCGGGCGGCAACTTCAACCGGCCCGAAGTGCGCGTGGTGGGCAAGAACCAACTGCCCGAAACGGAATGGGCCTGGTTCATCCCCGAAGGCTACAAGTCGGTGAAGGTCTTCAAGGGCGGCGCGCCCACGTCGTTCAGTCTGTTCCAGGACGTCTATCTGCAACCGGGCAGCTATCGCATGACGCTCAACTTCTTCCCCGACATCGTGGCCCAATACTACCCCGGCGGCACGCGCGATTTCAACACCGACCCGCTGTCCGGCGAAGTGCGCGTCATCCATAACGACGGCGGCACGGAGTGGACGACGGTGACGGCCGGGCAGCCCAACAGCCGCGTCTACGAGTTCAACGTGGCCCAGGCCGGCGGCGTTCGCCTCGGCGCGTCCTTCCGCAATCGCTTCGAGACGGCCAATAATGGCTGGTTCCTTGATAACTGGAAGCTGGAGCGGATTCGGTAA
- a CDS encoding GNAT family N-acetyltransferase, with product MLQGERVTLRAVERDDLPRILAFNNDVAVELAGGGDPPWPQSFARVVADFERDTAGGGRDGGKGGVNFAIEADGQIIGFCGVRDVDPFGRTAELGITIGDKAYWGRGYGREAIRLVLDHAFRLLNLRRVFLRVHGRNERGIRAYRACGFVEEGRLRQHVWSDGAYDDLVLMGVMREEFQK from the coding sequence ATGTTACAGGGAGAACGTGTTACGCTGCGCGCCGTCGAGCGCGATGACCTGCCGCGCATCCTGGCCTTCAACAACGACGTGGCTGTGGAACTGGCCGGCGGCGGCGACCCGCCCTGGCCGCAATCGTTCGCCCGCGTCGTGGCCGACTTCGAGCGCGACACGGCCGGCGGCGGCCGCGACGGCGGCAAGGGCGGCGTCAACTTCGCCATCGAGGCTGACGGGCAGATCATCGGCTTTTGCGGCGTGCGCGACGTGGATCCGTTTGGCCGCACGGCCGAACTGGGTATCACCATCGGCGACAAGGCGTATTGGGGGCGCGGCTATGGGCGGGAGGCGATTCGCCTGGTGCTCGACCACGCCTTTCGCCTGCTCAATCTGCGGCGGGTCTTTCTGCGCGTCCACGGCCGCAACGAGCGGGGCATCCGCGCCTATCGCGCCTGTGGCTTCGTCGAGGAGGGGCGGCTGCGGCAGCACGTCTGGAGCGATGGGGCGTATGACGATCTGGTGTTGATGGGCGTCATGCGCGAGGAGTTCCAGAAGTAG